One Pseudomonas tolaasii NCPPB 2192 genomic window carries:
- the tauC gene encoding taurine ABC transporter permease TauC, which translates to MSSFELPATAAKPVTHAVIPVRRSLSTRWISVLTLIALLVIWWAVTATGLIEPLFLPPPSAVLQKGWLLATTGYMDSTLWQHLGASLSRIGLGLGFAVLTAVPVGIAIGANRIARGILDPLIEFYRPIPPLAYLPLIVIWCGIGELSKVLLIYLAIFAPIAIATATGVRTVDPAKLRAAQSLGATRAQLIRHVILPSALPDILTGVRIGLGVGWSTLVAAELIAATSGLGFMVQSAAQFLVTDVVVLGILVIALIAFAMEMGLRALQRKLVPWHGQAH; encoded by the coding sequence ATGAGCAGCTTTGAGCTTCCCGCCACCGCCGCCAAGCCAGTGACGCACGCGGTGATCCCGGTACGCCGCAGCCTGAGCACACGCTGGATCAGCGTACTGACCTTGATCGCGCTCTTGGTCATCTGGTGGGCCGTGACCGCCACCGGCTTGATTGAACCGCTATTCCTGCCGCCACCGTCCGCCGTGCTGCAAAAAGGCTGGCTGCTGGCGACGACCGGCTACATGGATTCCACGTTATGGCAACACCTGGGCGCGAGCCTCAGCCGCATCGGCCTGGGCCTGGGTTTTGCGGTGCTGACCGCCGTGCCGGTGGGCATCGCCATCGGCGCCAATCGTATCGCGCGCGGCATTCTCGACCCGCTGATCGAGTTTTACCGGCCGATCCCGCCGCTGGCCTACCTGCCGCTGATTGTGATCTGGTGCGGCATCGGCGAGCTGTCCAAGGTACTGCTGATTTACCTGGCGATTTTTGCGCCGATTGCCATCGCCACCGCGACCGGCGTGCGCACCGTCGACCCGGCCAAATTGCGCGCGGCGCAGTCGCTGGGCGCTACCCGCGCACAACTGATCCGTCATGTGATCCTGCCAAGCGCCCTGCCCGACATCCTCACCGGTGTGCGCATCGGCCTGGGCGTAGGCTGGTCCACCCTGGTGGCCGCCGAGTTGATCGCCGCCACCAGCGGCCTGGGTTTCATGGTGCAGTCGGCGGCGCAGTTCCTGGTTACCGACGTGGTGGTGCTGGGAATTCTGGTGATTGCCCTGATCGCCTTCGCCATGGAAATGGGCCTGCGCGCCCTGCAGCGTAAACTGGTGCCCTGGCATGGCCAGGCACACTGA
- the tauB gene encoding taurine ABC transporter ATP-binding subunit — MALLQLERISAQYPGATEPVLSDISIDLGPQQLLVALGPSGSGKTSLLNLIAGFVEPSAGRITLDGVPVKGPSAERGVVFQDDALLPWQDVLANVGFGLELAGVPKAQREVRAREMLALVDLAGFDSRLIWQLSGGQKQRVGLARALAADPRVLLMDEPFGALDAFTREQMQELLLQVWRRTAKPVFLITHDIEEAVFLATDLILLAPNPGQIVERLSLDFGQRYAAGESARAIKSDPRFIETREHVLGKVFSQRQVSA; from the coding sequence ATGGCCTTGCTACAACTGGAGCGCATCAGCGCACAGTACCCAGGCGCCACAGAACCGGTACTGTCAGACATTTCAATCGACCTGGGGCCCCAGCAATTGCTGGTGGCCCTCGGCCCGTCCGGCAGTGGCAAGACTTCGCTGTTGAACCTGATTGCCGGCTTTGTCGAACCGTCCGCCGGGCGCATCACCCTCGACGGCGTGCCGGTCAAGGGCCCCAGCGCCGAACGCGGCGTGGTGTTCCAGGACGACGCCCTGCTGCCCTGGCAGGACGTGTTGGCCAACGTGGGCTTCGGCCTGGAACTGGCTGGCGTGCCCAAGGCGCAACGTGAAGTGCGCGCCCGGGAAATGCTCGCGCTGGTGGACCTCGCCGGTTTCGACAGCCGCCTCATCTGGCAGCTCTCGGGCGGCCAGAAGCAACGTGTCGGCCTGGCGCGCGCGCTGGCGGCTGACCCGCGCGTGTTGCTGATGGACGAACCCTTCGGCGCCCTCGACGCCTTTACCCGCGAACAGATGCAAGAGCTGCTGCTGCAAGTCTGGCGGCGCACGGCCAAGCCGGTGTTCCTGATTACCCACGACATCGAAGAAGCGGTGTTCCTCGCCACCGACTTGATCCTGCTGGCGCCCAACCCAGGGCAAATCGTCGAACGCCTGAGCCTGGACTTCGGCCAGCGCTACGCCGCCGGTGAATCGGCGCGGGCGATCAAATCCGACCCGCGCTTTATCGAAACCCGCGAACACGTGCTGGGCAAAGTGTTCTCGCAACGGCAGGTGTCCGCATGA
- the tauA gene encoding taurine ABC transporter substrate-binding protein, with translation MKLLTPLRLLAALSLAGASLFAQAADVTIAYQTTVDPAKVAQADGAYEKATHARIDWRKFDNGADIIAAIASGDVQIGYLGSSPLTAAVTRKVPVETFLVATQIGGAEALVARNGSGINSPQDLVGKKVAVPFVSTGHYSLLAALKHWNIDPSKVTILNLAPPAIIAAWKRGDIDATYVWDPALGVAKENGKVLITSGELAKFGAPTFDAWIVRKDFAEKHPEIVTAFAKVTLDAYAAYRKDPQAWLADQGNVDKLVKLSGAKASDIPLLLQGNVYPLAADQVTLLGAPTTKAVTDTAAFLKEQGKVDAVLPDYAPYVSAKFITN, from the coding sequence TTGAAACTGTTAACCCCTCTGCGCCTCTTGGCTGCATTGTCCCTGGCCGGTGCCAGCCTGTTTGCCCAGGCGGCGGATGTGACCATCGCTTACCAGACCACCGTAGACCCGGCCAAAGTCGCCCAGGCCGACGGCGCTTATGAAAAAGCCACCCACGCCAGGATCGACTGGCGCAAATTCGACAATGGCGCCGACATCATCGCCGCCATCGCCTCCGGCGACGTACAGATCGGCTACCTCGGCTCCAGCCCGCTCACCGCTGCGGTGACCCGCAAAGTCCCGGTAGAAACCTTCCTCGTGGCCACCCAGATCGGCGGCGCCGAAGCCCTGGTAGCGCGCAACGGGTCGGGCATCAACAGCCCGCAAGACCTGGTCGGCAAGAAAGTTGCCGTGCCCTTCGTGTCCACCGGCCACTACAGCCTGCTGGCCGCGCTGAAGCACTGGAACATCGACCCCTCGAAAGTCACCATCCTCAACCTCGCGCCACCGGCCATCATTGCGGCCTGGAAGCGTGGCGATATCGACGCCACCTACGTGTGGGACCCGGCCCTGGGCGTCGCCAAAGAGAACGGCAAGGTGCTGATCACCTCCGGCGAATTGGCCAAGTTCGGCGCGCCGACCTTTGATGCCTGGATCGTGCGTAAGGATTTCGCCGAGAAGCATCCGGAAATCGTCACCGCTTTCGCCAAAGTCACCCTGGATGCATACGCCGCCTACCGAAAAGACCCACAAGCCTGGCTCGCCGACCAAGGCAACGTCGACAAACTGGTGAAACTCTCCGGCGCCAAGGCCAGCGACATCCCGTTGCTGCTGCAAGGCAACGTGTACCCGCTGGCGGCTGACCAGGTGACCCTGCTGGGCGCACCGACCACCAAGGCTGTGACCGACACCGCCGCGTTCCTCAAGGAACAAGGCAAGGTCGACGCCGTGCTGCCGGACTACGCCCCTTACGTCAGCGCCAAATTCATTACCAACTGA
- the gshA gene encoding glutamate--cysteine ligase, translated as MSELLNRRLALLGKREHLSLLEQCLHGIERECLRVTGEGRLAQTPHPEALGAALTNELITTDYSESLLEFITPALPDPADTLSSLDKIHRFAYTKLGSEYLWSPSMPCPLPAEEDIPIAYYGTSNIGQLKYVYRKGLALRYGKTMQCIAGIHYNFSLPEALWPLLKEAEGFVGTDRDYQSTAYIALIRNFRRYSWLLMYLFGASPALDAGFLRGRSHQLEVLDADTLYLPYATSLRMSDLGYQSNAQAGLTPCYNDLNSYTDSLREAVATPYAPYVEVGTHKDGEWVQLNTNILQIENEYYSNIRPKRVTYTGERPIQALMARGIQYIEVRCLDINPFLPMGIDLPESRFLDAFLLYCALNDSPLFADNECGNATSNFLSVVKEGRRPGLQLQRQGQAVDMKEWATELLENIAPLAALLDESQGITEHSQALDAQLAKIKDSSLTPSAQVLAAMAERKESFAQFSLHQSQLHAEHFRKEPLAAEEQARFEELARTSLAQQAELEQNEVGDFDVFVGSYQASILAISN; from the coding sequence TTGAGCGAACTTCTCAACCGCCGCCTGGCTCTGCTCGGCAAGCGCGAACACCTCTCCCTGCTAGAGCAGTGCTTGCACGGCATCGAGCGCGAATGCCTGCGTGTCACCGGTGAGGGTCGCCTGGCACAAACGCCGCACCCTGAAGCCCTGGGCGCCGCGTTGACCAACGAGCTGATCACCACCGACTACTCGGAATCGTTGCTGGAGTTCATCACTCCTGCCCTGCCAGACCCGGCCGATACCCTGAGCAGCCTGGACAAGATCCATCGTTTTGCCTACACCAAGCTCGGCAGCGAATACCTGTGGAGCCCCTCGATGCCGTGCCCGTTGCCGGCCGAGGAAGACATCCCGATTGCCTACTACGGCACGTCCAATATCGGGCAGCTCAAGTACGTGTATCGCAAAGGCCTGGCCCTGCGTTACGGCAAGACCATGCAGTGCATCGCCGGCATTCACTACAACTTCTCGTTGCCGGAAGCACTGTGGCCATTGCTTAAAGAAGCTGAAGGGTTTGTCGGTACTGACCGCGACTATCAGTCCACCGCCTACATCGCGCTGATCCGCAACTTCCGCCGCTACAGCTGGCTGCTGATGTACCTGTTCGGCGCGTCGCCGGCGCTGGACGCCGGCTTCCTGCGCGGTCGGTCGCACCAGCTCGAAGTGCTGGACGCCGACACCCTGTACCTCCCCTACGCCACCAGCCTGCGCATGAGCGACCTGGGTTACCAGAGCAACGCCCAGGCCGGCCTGACGCCGTGCTACAACGACTTGAACAGCTACACCGACAGCCTGCGTGAAGCGGTGGCAACGCCTTATGCGCCGTACGTCGAAGTCGGCACCCACAAGGACGGTGAGTGGGTTCAGCTCAACACCAACATCCTGCAGATCGAAAACGAGTACTACTCCAACATTCGCCCCAAGCGCGTGACCTACACCGGCGAGCGGCCGATCCAGGCGCTGATGGCCCGTGGCATCCAGTACATCGAAGTGCGCTGCCTGGACATCAACCCGTTCCTGCCGATGGGCATCGACCTGCCGGAGTCGCGCTTCCTCGACGCCTTCCTGCTGTACTGCGCGCTGAACGACAGCCCGCTGTTCGCCGACAACGAGTGTGGCAACGCCACGTCCAACTTCCTCAGCGTGGTCAAGGAAGGCCGCCGTCCGGGCCTGCAATTGCAGCGTCAGGGCCAGGCGGTGGACATGAAGGAATGGGCCACCGAGTTGCTGGAGAATATCGCTCCGCTGGCCGCCCTGCTGGATGAGAGCCAAGGCATCACCGAACACAGCCAGGCGCTGGACGCCCAACTGGCGAAGATCAAGGACTCGTCCCTGACCCCGTCGGCCCAGGTGCTGGCGGCGATGGCCGAGCGCAAGGAGAGTTTTGCGCAGTTCTCGCTGCACCAGAGCCAGCTACACGCCGAGCACTTCCGCAAGGAGCCGCTGGCCGCCGAAGAGCAGGCACGCTTTGAAGAACTGGCGCGCACGTCGCTGGCGCAACAGGCGGAGCTGGAGCAGAACGAAGTGGGCGACTTTGATGTGTTTGTGGGCTCGTATCAGGCGAGCATTCTCGCCATCAGCAACTGA
- a CDS encoding PaaI family thioesterase, translating to MDIPAGLTQSAFSELIGCRLQRLEEGVAEVALTLEPHLRNRAGKLHGGAIFSLVDITMGLACSSAHGFDQQSATIECKINYIRAVQDGDVLCTSRVIHAARRTLVVEADVFQDEKLVAKAQGTFAVL from the coding sequence ATGGACATTCCGGCCGGTTTGACCCAGAGCGCCTTCAGCGAACTGATCGGCTGCCGCCTGCAACGCCTTGAAGAAGGCGTTGCCGAGGTGGCCCTGACCCTGGAGCCGCACCTGCGCAACCGCGCGGGCAAGCTCCACGGCGGGGCGATTTTCAGCCTGGTGGACATCACGATGGGGCTGGCGTGTTCCAGCGCCCATGGTTTCGACCAGCAGAGCGCGACCATCGAGTGCAAAATCAACTACATCCGCGCCGTGCAAGACGGTGATGTGCTGTGCACCAGCCGCGTGATTCATGCCGCCCGGCGCACGCTGGTGGTTGAAGCGGATGTGTTCCAGGACGAAAAACTGGTCGCAAAAGCACAAGGCACCTTCGCTGTCCTATAG
- a CDS encoding Tex family protein yields MDSINSRIAEELGVRPQQVEAAVALLDEGSTVPFIARYRKEVTGSLDDTQLRHLEERLRYLRELDERRISILASIEEQGKLTPQLERDIKLADTKTRLEDLYLPYKQKRRTKGQVALEAGLGELADGLFNDPSLTPDAEAARFIDADKGVADVKAALEGAKYILMERFAEDASLLEKLRTYLKQEATLSARVIAGKEEEGAKFRDYFEHDEPLKSMPSHRALAIFRGRNEGILSSALKVGDELPGTMHPCEGMIGQQFGIQNQNRPADKWLGEVVRWTWKVKLYTHLETDLLGELRDGAETEAINVFAHNLHDLLLAAPAGPRATLGLDPGLRTGCKVAVVDSTGKLLDHTTVYPHVPHNKWDQTLAILAALCAKHAVDLIAIGNGTASRETDKLAAELIKKYPAMKMTKVMVSEAGASVYSASELASKEFPDLDVSIRGAVSIARRLQDPLAELVKIDPKSIGVGQYQHDVSQLKLARGLDAVVEDCVNKVGVDVNTASVALLARISGLNSTLAQNIVTHRDEHGAFKTRAALKKVARLGEKTFEQAAGFLRVMNGDNPLDASAVHPEAYPLVQRIAAETDRDIRSLIGDAAFLKRLDPKKYTDETFGVPTITDILQELEKPGRDPRPEFKTAEFQDGIEDLKDLQPGMILEGVVTNVTNFGAFVDIGVHQDGLVHISALSEKFIKDPREAVKAGDVVKVKVMEVDIPRKRVGLSMRMSDTPGEKIDGARGARPGSAPRQSQNRSEAPRKETATAAPSNNAMASLFANAKQLKKR; encoded by the coding sequence ATGGACAGCATCAACAGCCGCATCGCCGAGGAACTCGGTGTACGCCCGCAACAGGTCGAAGCGGCCGTCGCTCTACTGGATGAAGGCTCCACGGTGCCTTTCATCGCCCGTTACCGTAAAGAAGTGACCGGCAGCCTCGACGACACCCAACTGCGTCACCTGGAAGAGCGCCTGCGCTACCTGCGAGAACTCGACGAACGGCGCATCAGCATCCTCGCCAGCATCGAGGAACAGGGCAAGCTGACCCCGCAACTGGAACGCGACATCAAGCTCGCCGACACCAAAACCCGCCTTGAAGACTTGTACCTGCCGTACAAGCAAAAGCGCCGCACCAAGGGCCAAGTCGCCCTGGAAGCCGGCTTGGGCGAGTTGGCCGACGGCCTGTTCAACGACCCGTCGCTGACCCCGGACGCCGAAGCCGCACGCTTCATCGACGCCGATAAAGGCGTGGCCGACGTCAAGGCCGCTCTCGAAGGCGCCAAATACATCCTCATGGAGCGCTTCGCCGAAGACGCCAGCCTGCTGGAAAAACTGCGCACCTACCTCAAGCAGGAAGCCACCCTCAGCGCCCGCGTCATCGCCGGCAAAGAGGAAGAAGGCGCCAAATTCCGCGACTACTTCGAACACGACGAACCGCTGAAAAGCATGCCGTCCCACCGCGCACTCGCCATTTTCCGTGGCCGCAATGAAGGCATTCTCAGCTCCGCGCTGAAAGTCGGTGACGAGCTGCCGGGCACCATGCACCCGTGCGAAGGCATGATCGGGCAACAATTCGGCATCCAGAATCAGAACCGTCCTGCGGACAAGTGGTTGGGTGAGGTCGTGCGCTGGACCTGGAAGGTCAAGCTCTACACCCACCTGGAAACCGACCTGCTCGGTGAGCTGCGCGACGGCGCCGAAACCGAGGCGATCAACGTATTTGCCCACAACCTGCACGACCTGCTGCTGGCCGCCCCGGCCGGCCCGCGCGCCACACTGGGCCTCGACCCGGGCCTGCGCACCGGCTGCAAGGTGGCGGTGGTCGATTCCACCGGCAAGCTGCTGGACCACACCACCGTGTACCCGCACGTGCCGCACAACAAATGGGACCAGACCCTGGCGATACTGGCCGCCCTGTGCGCCAAGCACGCGGTGGACCTGATCGCCATCGGCAACGGCACCGCCAGCCGTGAAACCGACAAGCTGGCCGCCGAACTGATCAAAAAATACCCGGCCATGAAGATGACCAAGGTCATGGTTTCCGAGGCCGGCGCTTCGGTGTATTCGGCGTCGGAACTTGCCTCCAAGGAATTCCCGGACCTCGACGTGTCGATCCGTGGCGCGGTGTCCATTGCCCGCCGTCTGCAGGACCCGCTCGCCGAACTGGTGAAAATCGACCCGAAATCCATCGGGGTGGGCCAGTACCAGCACGATGTGTCGCAGCTGAAACTGGCGCGCGGCCTGGATGCGGTGGTGGAAGACTGCGTGAACAAGGTCGGCGTGGACGTGAACACTGCCTCGGTCGCGCTACTGGCGCGTATTTCCGGCCTCAACTCAACGTTGGCGCAGAACATCGTCACCCACCGTGACGAGCACGGCGCCTTCAAAACCCGCGCCGCGCTGAAAAAAGTCGCACGCCTGGGCGAAAAAACCTTCGAACAAGCCGCGGGCTTCCTGCGCGTGATGAACGGCGACAACCCGCTGGACGCATCTGCCGTTCACCCGGAAGCCTACCCGCTGGTGCAACGCATTGCCGCCGAGACCGACCGCGACATCCGCTCGCTGATCGGCGACGCCGCATTCCTCAAACGCCTGGACCCGAAGAAGTACACCGATGAAACCTTCGGCGTGCCGACCATCACCGACATCCTGCAAGAGCTGGAAAAGCCGGGCCGCGACCCGCGTCCGGAGTTCAAGACCGCCGAGTTCCAGGACGGCATCGAAGACCTCAAGGACCTGCAACCGGGCATGATCCTTGAAGGCGTGGTCACCAACGTGACCAACTTCGGCGCGTTTGTGGACATCGGCGTGCATCAGGACGGTTTGGTGCATATCTCCGCGCTTTCGGAGAAGTTCATCAAGGATCCGCGCGAAGCGGTCAAGGCCGGCGATGTGGTCAAGGTCAAGGTCATGGAAGTCGACATTCCGCGCAAACGCGTGGGCCTGTCGATGCGCATGAGCGACACCCCCGGCGAGAAAATCGACGGTGCCCGTGGCGCACGCCCGGGTTCGGCGCCGCGTCAGTCGCAAAATCGCTCGGAAGCACCGCGCAAGGAAACCGCCACGGCAGCCCCGAGCAACAACGCCATGGCCTCGCTGTTCGCCAATGCCAAACAGTTGAAGAAACGCTGA
- the ompR gene encoding two-component system response regulator OmpR, with the protein MSSTAQTAEGEKILIVDDDPGLSSLLERFFNSKGYRARAVPNTEQMDRLLGREVFNLVVLDLMLPGEDGLTACKRLRGANNQIPIIMLTAKGDELSRIKGLELGADDYLAKPFNPDELMARVKAVLRRQAPAVPGAPGSEDESVTFGDYELSLATRELKRGEEVHMLTTGEFAVLKALVMNARQPLTRDKLMNLARGREWDALERSIDVQISRLRRMIEPDPSKPRYIQTVWGVGYVFVPDGTATK; encoded by the coding sequence ATGAGCAGCACTGCACAAACTGCTGAAGGCGAAAAAATTCTCATCGTTGATGACGATCCGGGGCTGAGTAGCCTGTTGGAGCGTTTCTTCAATTCCAAGGGCTACCGTGCCCGCGCGGTGCCGAACACCGAGCAGATGGACCGCCTGCTGGGACGCGAAGTATTCAACCTGGTCGTGCTCGACCTGATGCTGCCCGGCGAAGACGGCCTCACCGCCTGCAAACGCCTGCGCGGCGCGAACAACCAGATTCCAATCATCATGCTCACCGCCAAGGGCGATGAGCTGAGCCGCATCAAGGGCCTTGAACTGGGCGCTGATGACTATCTCGCCAAGCCGTTCAACCCTGACGAGTTGATGGCTCGGGTCAAGGCCGTCTTGCGTCGCCAGGCACCGGCAGTTCCCGGCGCGCCAGGCAGCGAAGACGAAAGCGTCACGTTTGGCGACTACGAATTGTCGCTGGCGACCCGCGAACTAAAACGCGGCGAAGAAGTGCACATGCTGACCACCGGCGAGTTCGCGGTGCTCAAGGCGCTGGTGATGAACGCCCGTCAGCCGCTGACCCGCGACAAACTGATGAACCTGGCCCGTGGCCGTGAGTGGGATGCACTGGAGCGCTCCATCGACGTGCAGATTTCCCGTCTGCGCCGGATGATCGAGCCGGACCCGTCCAAGCCACGGTACATCCAGACGGTATGGGGCGTGGGGTATGTATTTGTGCCGGACGGCACCGCTACCAAGTGA
- a CDS encoding ATP-binding protein yields MKTPLWFPQSFFSRTLWLVLIVVLFSKALTLVYLLMNEDVLVDRQYSHGVALTLRAYWAADPENREKIAKAATLVRVAGAGVPEGEQHWPYSEIYQRQMQAELGEDTEVRLRMHVSPALWVRAPSLGQDWLKVPLYPHPLRGQKIWNVLGWFLAIGLLSTASAWIFVRQLNQPLKRLVFAARQLGQGRSVRLPVSDTPSEMTEVYGAFNQMAEDVEQAGRERELMLAGVSHDLRTPLTRLRLSLELMGNHNDLTDDMVRDIEDMDAILDQFLAFIRDGRDEVVEEVDLTDLVREVVAPYNQNGEQVRMRLEPIQPFALRRVSMKRLLNNLIGNALHHAGSDVEVAAYVSGDSTAPYVVLSVMDRGTGIDPEELEGIFNPFTRGDRARGGKGTGLGLAIVRRIASMHGGNVELRNREEGGLEARVRLPLGLMLPRDAV; encoded by the coding sequence ATGAAAACCCCGCTGTGGTTCCCGCAAAGCTTTTTCTCCCGCACCCTTTGGCTGGTGCTGATCGTCGTTCTGTTCTCAAAGGCACTCACGCTGGTTTATCTGTTGATGAACGAAGACGTGCTGGTGGACCGGCAATACAGCCACGGCGTAGCCCTCACGCTGCGTGCCTATTGGGCAGCCGACCCCGAGAACCGCGAAAAGATCGCCAAAGCCGCCACCCTGGTTCGTGTGGCGGGCGCTGGCGTGCCGGAGGGCGAGCAACATTGGCCCTACAGCGAAATTTACCAACGTCAGATGCAGGCAGAACTGGGTGAAGACACCGAGGTGCGGCTGCGGATGCATGTATCGCCTGCCTTGTGGGTGCGCGCACCGAGCCTGGGGCAGGACTGGCTGAAGGTTCCGCTGTACCCGCATCCGCTGCGGGGCCAGAAAATCTGGAACGTCTTGGGCTGGTTCCTGGCCATTGGTTTGCTTTCCACCGCCTCCGCGTGGATTTTCGTCCGCCAGCTCAATCAACCGCTTAAACGGCTGGTATTCGCGGCCCGCCAACTGGGGCAGGGGCGCAGTGTGCGTTTGCCGGTCAGTGATACGCCGAGTGAAATGACCGAGGTGTATGGTGCCTTCAACCAGATGGCGGAAGACGTCGAACAGGCCGGGCGCGAGCGCGAGCTCATGTTGGCGGGGGTTTCCCATGATTTGCGCACGCCCCTGACGCGCTTGCGGCTGTCTCTGGAGTTGATGGGCAACCATAACGACCTGACGGATGACATGGTGCGCGACATCGAAGACATGGACGCGATTCTCGACCAGTTCCTGGCGTTTATCCGTGATGGCCGCGATGAGGTGGTGGAAGAGGTCGACCTCACTGATCTGGTGCGCGAGGTAGTAGCCCCCTACAACCAGAATGGCGAGCAGGTGCGTATGCGCCTGGAGCCTATCCAGCCGTTTGCGTTGCGTCGGGTATCGATGAAGCGCCTGCTGAACAATCTGATCGGCAACGCCTTGCATCACGCGGGTTCGGATGTGGAAGTGGCCGCCTATGTGTCTGGAGACAGCACTGCGCCTTACGTGGTATTGAGCGTGATGGACCGTGGCACGGGGATCGACCCTGAGGAGCTTGAGGGCATCTTTAACCCCTTCACCCGTGGAGACCGTGCCCGTGGCGGCAAGGGCACCGGGCTGGGCCTGGCAATTGTGCGGCGGATTGCTTCGATGCACGGCGGCAATGTGGAACTGCGCAACCGGGAAGAAGGTGGTTTGGAAGCACGGGTGCGGCTGCCGCTTGGCCTGATGCTGCCCCGAGATGCGGTCTGA
- the rimK gene encoding 30S ribosomal protein S6--L-glutamate ligase, translated as MKIAVLSRNPRLYSTRRLVEAGTERGHEMVVIDTLRAYMNIASHKPQIHYRGKPLEGFDAVIPRIGASVTFYGCAVLRQFEMMGVFPLNESVAIARSRDKLRSLQLLSRRGIGLPVTGFAHSPDDIPDLIEMVNGAPLVIKVLEGTQGIGVVLCETATAAESVIEAFMGLKQNIMVQEYIKEAGGADIRCFVVGDKVIAAMKRQAKPGEFRSNLHRGGSASLIKITPEERMTALRAAKVMGLSVAGVDILRSNHGPLVMEVNSSPGLEGIETTTGKDVAGIIIQHLEKNGGPNMTRTKGKG; from the coding sequence ATGAAGATTGCTGTGCTGTCGCGAAACCCGCGTCTGTATTCCACCCGCCGCCTGGTCGAGGCCGGCACCGAGCGTGGCCATGAAATGGTGGTGATCGACACGTTGCGTGCCTATATGAACATTGCCAGCCACAAGCCGCAGATCCATTACCGGGGCAAACCACTGGAAGGCTTCGATGCGGTGATTCCACGTATCGGCGCTTCAGTAACGTTTTATGGCTGCGCCGTGTTGCGCCAATTCGAAATGATGGGCGTATTTCCCCTGAATGAATCCGTTGCCATTGCACGCTCGCGGGACAAGCTGCGCTCGCTGCAACTGCTGTCACGCCGGGGCATCGGCCTGCCGGTCACCGGGTTTGCTCACTCACCGGATGACATCCCCGACCTGATCGAAATGGTCAATGGCGCGCCGCTGGTCATCAAGGTGCTGGAGGGCACTCAAGGCATTGGTGTGGTGCTGTGTGAAACGGCCACCGCAGCAGAGTCGGTGATTGAAGCCTTTATGGGCCTCAAGCAGAACATCATGGTGCAGGAATACATCAAGGAAGCCGGCGGCGCGGATATCCGCTGCTTCGTGGTAGGCGACAAGGTGATCGCGGCGATGAAGCGCCAGGCCAAGCCGGGTGAGTTCCGCTCCAACCTGCACCGGGGCGGCAGCGCCAGCCTGATCAAGATCACCCCGGAAGAACGCATGACCGCCCTGAGAGCTGCCAAGGTAATGGGGCTGAGCGTGGCCGGTGTGGATATCTTGCGCTCCAATCACGGCCCGCTGGTGATGGAGGTGAACTCGTCGCCGGGCCTGGAGGGTATTGAAACCACCACCGGCAAGGATGTGGCGGGGATCATCATTCAGCACCTGGAGAAGAATGGCGGGCCGAATATGACGCGGACCAAGGGCAAGGGCTGA
- a CDS encoding ATP-dependent zinc protease — MTVVGLREWVALPDLGVAGLRAKIDTGASTSSLHATDIEPFERDGEKWVRFTAHLGSVVQLRHRRCEAPLVTMKTIKSSNGHAQVRYVISTTLALGDRVWRVEFTLACRKAMRYRLLLGSKALIDGQLVVNPGVKYVQDKPVFPVSTISAPGAA, encoded by the coding sequence TTGACCGTTGTGGGTCTGCGTGAGTGGGTGGCACTCCCCGATTTGGGAGTGGCAGGCCTGCGCGCAAAGATCGACACCGGCGCCAGCACCTCTAGCCTGCACGCCACCGATATCGAGCCGTTCGAGCGCGACGGTGAGAAGTGGGTGCGCTTTACCGCGCACCTGGGCAGCGTGGTGCAATTGCGTCACCGCCGCTGCGAAGCGCCGCTGGTGACGATGAAAACCATCAAGAGCTCCAACGGCCATGCGCAGGTGCGCTACGTGATCAGCACCACTCTGGCGCTGGGTGATCGGGTGTGGCGCGTTGAGTTCACCCTCGCCTGCCGCAAGGCCATGCGTTACCGCCTGCTGCTGGGCTCCAAGGCGCTGATTGACGGCCAGTTGGTGGTCAATCCGGGCGTCAAGTACGTTCAAGACAAGCCGGTGTTCCCGGTCTCCACTATTTCTGCCCCAGGTGCTGCATGA